CTTCATCAAATCTTTTGTAATATCAAAACAATATTTAGTCTTACGAAAGTTTTAATACGATTTTTTCTTCTTGGGATATAACTTTTTTTCAACAAGACTCAAACTGGTCAAACCTTAACCAACCACTTGAATAAGAATTTGGACTTCGGATTAACTTTTATATCAGATTAATATTCCCTCTATTTTATTTTAAATGTCGCTTTATTTATACACACAAATTAAAAATATTTAATTTTTTTATATTCCTCAACAAAAAATCACTAATTATATACACTTAATCATAAATCAACCAATAAAAATAAATGGAGAATATAAAGAATCATATAGCATATAAAATTAATAATTTTTGCAATAAAATTTGAAAATGTCATATAATTTGAAATAAAAAAAAAAACAATTCTCTAAAACATCATTTATTTTGAAACAGAGAGAGTAATATCTTTTAAATTACAGTCAACCGAAAGCTCCGTTTTAACATAATTGATTTTACAATTTATTTTGACTAAATGTAGATTACCAGTTTACCTAGAATACAACATTTGTTAAGAAAATTCAACCAAAACTTATAAAAATCAAAACATATAGATATAGACCCTAAGAATACATTAGAGCTGGGTGTATAAATTAGTAGATATCATTAATGAACCTAGGGAGGCCAACTTTATAACCAAGCTTCTTAACATCTTCTTGAACTTGCTGTCTGAATTCTCCGAAACTGAAATTTCTATAAGCAGGACAATCACCTGAACACTCTATAACGGCGTCGTATGATGGACATAGAAAATACGCCGTTGAGAATCTCTCCACCGTTGGATTCGTCATCACACGATGTTCCACACTTTTGTACATGCCATTACTCCATGCCTAGCAAAAACACATATATAGAATCTTAAAAACATTTTAATACACTGCCTTAATGATGGATGCAAATGGATCTACAATGACATCAAAGCTATATACATAAGAAATTCACTTTCAATTAGGCTTCCGTATCTCCTAAACCGAACGGTCCGAACCTAATAAACCTAACTAAACGTGATTAAGAACTCTTCACCATGCTTAAATACCTGAAATAAGTCACCAATATTGATAATGAGAGCACGAGGGTTAGGTTTAACGGCGATCCATCTATTGTCTTTAATGAGTTGGAGTCCTCCGACTTGGTCTTGATACAAGATTGTGAGGAAATCACTGTCCGTGTGTGGCATCAAACCATACACCTCCGATGGTTTCGGACATGGTGGATAACGGTTCATCCTTAGATAACATGTGTTTCGCACACAGGTTTTTTTGAAGAAACTTGATTTCCGTCCTGATTTCTCTGCAAGGACCTCTGCCAATGAATATGCCAGAGCCTCGGATTCTGAAGCAAAATTTTCCATTGTTGAGCTGCGATATAAAATGTACATATTATAACTAAGGTTAATTTATTATAGAGACAAATAAATCATGTTAAATAAATTAGGTGAAATAATTGCGAAAGCCATGAACCTTTCTTGTTCCTTTTGTTTA
The DNA window shown above is from Brassica oleracea var. oleracea cultivar TO1000 chromosome C3, BOL, whole genome shotgun sequence and carries:
- the LOC106331044 gene encoding gibberellin 2-beta-dioxygenase 8-like, translated to MAWIKQKEQESSTMENFASESEALAYSLAEVLAEKSGRKSSFFKKTCVRNTCYLRMNRYPPCPKPSEVYGLMPHTDSDFLTILYQDQVGGLQLIKDNRWIAVKPNPRALIINIGDLFQAWSNGMYKSVEHRVMTNPTVERFSTAYFLCPSYDAVIECSGDCPAYRNFSFGEFRQQVQEDVKKLGYKVGLPRFINDIY